Proteins from a single region of Bacteroidota bacterium:
- a CDS encoding M23 family metallopeptidase, with product MPKAKYFFNPHTLSYEKHRKGFKYYFWRSIIVLVMSLGFAFAIFFFFTGIVDSPKETLLKSENAELKEQLAQVEKQVQSMSLTLDGLTKKDEDIYRTIFEVEPLSKSTRKAGIGGSDRYDYLRKLNNGKFLIEMRKAIDNLNARMKVQEQSFDEIIKLAENKKKMLAAIPSIQPVANKDLSRVASGYGYRIDPFYRTKKFHSGLDFSAPRGTEVYATADGKIEDLQTDLWGYGKHIIINHGYGYKTLYGHLSKFEVKKGQMVTRGQLIGRVGNTGKSTGPHMHYEVHINGNVVNPTYFFHNDLTDEEFRKLVELASLPNQSFD from the coding sequence ATGCCAAAAGCTAAATATTTCTTCAATCCGCACACCCTCAGCTATGAGAAGCACAGAAAAGGCTTTAAGTATTATTTCTGGCGAAGTATTATTGTCCTGGTCATGTCTTTGGGTTTTGCATTTGCCATATTCTTTTTCTTTACAGGGATTGTAGATTCGCCCAAAGAAACACTCCTCAAAAGTGAGAATGCTGAGCTAAAAGAACAGTTAGCGCAAGTAGAAAAGCAGGTGCAGTCAATGAGCCTTACCTTGGACGGGTTGACCAAAAAAGACGAAGACATCTATCGCACTATTTTTGAAGTTGAACCATTGAGCAAGTCCACACGAAAAGCAGGAATTGGCGGTTCTGACAGATATGATTATTTGCGAAAGTTGAATAATGGTAAATTTTTGATAGAAATGCGTAAAGCCATTGATAATCTTAATGCTCGAATGAAAGTGCAAGAGCAATCTTTTGATGAGATTATAAAATTGGCTGAAAACAAAAAGAAAATGCTGGCAGCCATTCCTTCCATTCAACCGGTTGCAAACAAAGACCTATCCAGAGTTGCATCGGGTTACGGATATCGTATTGATCCTTTTTACAGAACTAAGAAATTTCATTCAGGACTTGATTTTTCTGCTCCCAGAGGTACAGAAGTCTATGCAACGGCTGACGGAAAAATCGAAGATTTGCAAACAGATTTGTGGGGATATGGCAAACATATTATCATTAATCATGGCTATGGTTACAAAACCCTTTATGGACATTTGAGTAAATTTGAGGTTAAGAAAGGTCAAATGGTAACGCGAGGACAACTTATTGGCAGAGTAGGAAACACCGGTAAATCAACCGGTCCGCACATGCATTATGAGGTTCACATTAACGGAAATGTTGTGAACCCCACTTACTTTTTTCATAATGACTTGACTGATGAAGAATTTAGGAAACTTGTTGAACTTGCTTCCTTGCCTAATCAATCGTTTGACTAA
- the alaS gene encoding alanine--tRNA ligase: MNSNEIRQKFLAFFENKGHQHISSSPIVVKNDPTLMFTNAGMNQFKDWFLGNEQAKFTRVVNSQKCLRVSGKHNDLEEVGVDTYHHTMFEMLGNWSFGDYFKKEAIEWAWELLTEVYQLDKNRLYVTVFEGDKKEGLAFDQDAFDNWKKWIGEDRIINGSKKDNFWEMGETGPCGPCSEIHIDLRTESERAKIDGASLVNKDHPQVLEIWNLVFMEFNRMANGSLVLLPAKHVDTGMGFERLVRAIEGKSSNYDTDVFVPTIRFIENHSGVSYQFSDSKTDIAMRVLSDHIRAISFAIADGQLPSNGGAGYVIRRILRRAVRYQYQFLHIKEPFLCTIVELISNNFKEIFPELYQQKDFVAKVIREEEVGFLKTIANGIHILESKFAEGGTIIKGEDAFELSDTYGFPLDLTQLIARENGFEVDVAAFEVELQKQKERSRKATELTTDDWQIIGSEEPTVFLGYDQTEAEISIQKYRKVKAKGKESYQLVFDQTPFYPEGGGQVGDTGFISNSNEKLEIIDTKKENNLIIHFCEKIPQNLSGKYTATVNLNNRRLTENNHSSTHLLHAALRQVLGDHVHQKGSLVNKDYLRFDFSHFAAITQEEIEKIEQIVNQKIRENIALDERRNVPIKEAETMGAMMLFGEKYGENVRVITFDPAYSRELCGGTHVKATGQIGSFKIISESAVAAGVRRVEAITADAVDKLMSEQWEAINSLKNLLKSKDLLKSVEHLMEEKSLLQKKLETLESEQTQHIKEQLKAQLTPKEGMNVLIAKVEVANAEQLKNLSYQLRNEIENLYCVLGSIFDGKPFLSIILSDDLVKEKGLHAGTLIKTLSKEIRGGGGGQPFYATAGGSDATGLERALELARE, encoded by the coding sequence ATGAACAGCAATGAAATAAGACAAAAATTTCTGGCTTTTTTTGAAAATAAAGGACACCAACACATTTCTTCTTCACCAATTGTAGTTAAGAATGACCCTACTTTGATGTTTACCAATGCGGGAATGAACCAATTTAAAGATTGGTTTTTGGGAAACGAACAAGCAAAATTTACGCGTGTGGTCAACAGCCAAAAATGTTTGCGTGTTTCCGGCAAACACAATGACCTGGAGGAAGTGGGCGTGGACACCTACCACCACACCATGTTTGAAATGTTGGGAAATTGGAGCTTTGGAGATTATTTCAAAAAAGAAGCCATTGAATGGGCATGGGAACTGCTGACTGAGGTATATCAATTAGACAAAAATAGATTGTATGTAACTGTTTTTGAAGGGGATAAAAAAGAAGGTTTAGCTTTTGACCAAGACGCTTTTGACAACTGGAAAAAATGGATTGGCGAGGACAGAATTATCAATGGTAGCAAAAAGGATAATTTTTGGGAAATGGGCGAAACCGGCCCTTGCGGTCCTTGTAGTGAAATCCATATAGACCTACGTACGGAAAGCGAAAGAGCCAAAATTGACGGAGCAAGTTTGGTCAACAAAGACCATCCGCAAGTGCTTGAAATTTGGAACTTGGTTTTCATGGAATTTAACCGAATGGCAAACGGAAGTTTAGTTCTGCTTCCTGCCAAACACGTGGATACAGGAATGGGGTTCGAGCGTTTGGTGCGTGCCATAGAGGGCAAATCTTCCAATTATGACACCGATGTTTTTGTGCCAACCATTCGTTTTATAGAAAATCACTCCGGAGTTTCATATCAATTCAGCGATTCCAAAACCGATATTGCCATGCGAGTTTTGTCGGATCATATTCGTGCGATTAGCTTTGCTATTGCAGACGGACAATTGCCAAGCAACGGAGGAGCAGGTTATGTTATCCGCAGAATTTTGAGAAGAGCGGTGCGCTATCAATATCAGTTTCTGCATATCAAAGAACCGTTTTTATGCACCATTGTGGAGTTGATTTCCAATAATTTCAAAGAGATTTTTCCGGAATTATATCAGCAAAAAGATTTTGTAGCAAAGGTTATCCGCGAGGAAGAAGTTGGATTTTTAAAAACCATTGCCAACGGAATTCATATTTTAGAATCAAAATTTGCCGAAGGCGGAACTATCATCAAAGGAGAAGACGCATTTGAACTGTCCGACACCTACGGTTTTCCCTTGGATTTAACTCAGCTGATTGCAAGAGAAAATGGCTTTGAAGTGGATGTAGCTGCTTTTGAAGTTGAATTACAAAAACAAAAAGAACGCTCGCGCAAAGCTACCGAACTCACCACAGACGATTGGCAAATTATTGGTTCAGAAGAACCCACTGTTTTCTTGGGTTACGACCAAACAGAAGCCGAAATTTCCATTCAGAAATACAGAAAAGTAAAAGCCAAAGGCAAAGAATCTTATCAATTGGTTTTTGACCAAACTCCTTTTTATCCCGAAGGCGGAGGGCAAGTAGGAGACACGGGTTTTATTAGCAATTCCAACGAAAAACTTGAAATTATTGACACCAAAAAAGAGAATAATCTGATTATTCATTTTTGCGAAAAAATTCCTCAAAATCTTTCAGGGAAATATACTGCCACCGTCAACCTGAACAACAGAAGACTGACCGAAAATAATCACTCTTCTACTCACCTACTCCATGCGGCTTTGAGGCAGGTTTTAGGAGACCATGTTCACCAAAAAGGAAGTTTGGTAAACAAAGATTATCTCCGTTTTGACTTTTCGCACTTTGCAGCAATTACCCAAGAAGAAATTGAAAAAATAGAACAGATTGTCAATCAAAAAATCAGAGAAAATATTGCCCTTGACGAACGTAGAAATGTGCCTATCAAAGAAGCAGAAACAATGGGAGCAATGATGTTATTCGGAGAAAAATATGGAGAAAATGTTCGTGTGATTACCTTTGACCCAGCATATTCCCGAGAACTGTGTGGCGGAACTCACGTAAAAGCTACCGGGCAAATTGGTTCATTCAAAATCATTAGCGAATCAGCCGTTGCCGCAGGTGTTCGCAGGGTGGAGGCCATCACAGCCGATGCGGTGGACAAACTGATGTCCGAACAATGGGAAGCCATAAACTCGCTCAAAAATTTGCTCAAATCCAAAGATTTACTCAAATCAGTGGAACATTTGATGGAGGAAAAATCCCTACTTCAAAAGAAATTAGAAACCCTTGAAAGTGAGCAAACACAACATATTAAGGAACAATTAAAAGCTCAATTAACCCCAAAAGAGGGAATGAATGTTTTGATTGCCAAAGTGGAAGTAGCAAATGCCGAGCAACTCAAAAATCTTTCTTATCAACTTCGCAATGAAATTGAAAACTTATACTGCGTTTTGGGAAGTATTTTTGACGGCAAACCTTTCTTGAGCATTATTCTCAGCGATGATTTAGTCAAAGAAAAGGGTTTGCATGCCGGCACTTTAATCAAAACCTTATCCAAAGAAATCCGTGGTGGCGGTGGCGGACAGCCATTCTACGCAACCGCAGGCGGAAGCGATGCAACAGGATTGGAGCGTGCACTGGAATTGGCAAGGGAGTAG
- a CDS encoding transposase, with amino-acid sequence MSYINPLERNYPNPFYFFTATILKWQRLFDIHKHKDIVISSLDFMHKNKRALISGFVIMPNHIHLIIMLNPEYSLASFKRDFLKYTAQKIKLNILDTKQELLSKFQSTQNDRAFQIWERRPLATALYSVDAVKEKLDYIHNNPCKSEETLALSPADYHHSSAYFYNTGIKYFEFLQDYRSLGEENWSGW; translated from the coding sequence ATGAGTTATATCAACCCTTTGGAAAGAAACTACCCTAATCCATTTTATTTTTTCACTGCAACCATACTAAAATGGCAAAGATTGTTTGATATTCATAAACATAAGGACATAGTTATTTCAAGTCTGGATTTCATGCATAAAAACAAGCGAGCCTTAATTTCCGGATTTGTTATTATGCCAAATCATATTCACTTAATTATCATGCTAAATCCTGAATATTCTTTGGCTTCATTTAAAAGGGATTTTCTTAAATACACCGCACAGAAAATCAAGCTTAATATTCTGGATACAAAACAAGAGTTATTAAGTAAGTTTCAAAGCACTCAAAACGATAGAGCATTTCAAATTTGGGAAAGGCGTCCTTTAGCAACAGCATTGTATTCAGTTGATGCTGTCAAGGAAAAGTTGGATTATATACATAATAATCCTTGTAAATCAGAAGAAACATTAGCTTTATCACCTGCTGATTACCATCATAGCAGTGCTTATTTCTACAATACAGGGATAAAATATTTTGAATTTCTTCAGGATTATAGAAGTTTAGGAGAAGAAAATTGGAGTGGTTGGTGA